In Ruminiclostridium josui JCM 17888, the genomic window TATTGTTCCTCCAGGTCGTGAATTTCAGATAACAAGGCTGTTCTTTGTTCGCCTGTGGCACTTTTCAGTTTTTTCCTTCTTTTAAAGAGTTTCGCACTTAAGGAGCTATGTTCAGGTGTGATTTTTCTGGTTGCAGGCTTATCAAAGGCTTGCTTTATTTTCGCGATTTCATTGTCTAGCTCATTAAGATAGATGTTGGCAAGAATTGGAGAAAGGATGCCGCCTTGCGGACAGCCGGAATATGTTTGATGGTATTTCCAGTCCTCCATGTATCCTGCTTTCAAAAAACTACGGATAACATTAATAAATCTGCTATCCTTGATTTTCCTTTGCAAAATCTCAATCAGCTTATCATGGTCAATGTCGTCAAAGCATCCTTTGATGTCGCCTTCAATGAACCATTTTGCACCCCTAAAATATAGTTTTGCTTGTTCAAGGGCTGTGTGACAGCTCCTCTTAGGTCTAAACCCGTGCGAAAAGTCACTGAATGTAGGCTCATAGATTGCTTCCAAAAAGTTACGTATTACCTCTTGCAGCAGCTTATCTCTGAATGACGGTATTCCTAAAGGCCGCATTTTGCCGTTTTTCTTCTTGATATATTCTCTGCGAACCGGCTTAGGTGTATATGTTCCGTCTGACAGTTCTTTTATTAAGCTGTCAACGTACTTTTTTCCAAAACCGTCGGCAGTATCATTATCAATGCCTTTGGTTGATGCACCCTTGTTGGAATATAGCTTTTGATATGCAAGGTAATAGATGTCATCTCTTAGGAGATAACGGTACAGACGTGTGTAGACACCGTCTTTGTGCTCGCTTGAATTCTTGTAAATACGCTCCAAAATATCAGATGTTGGTTTTGTCACGGTTTCTCCGTCCTTTCATCTTTCTTATTTTGAATTTATTAACTGTTCCACTTCGCTGTTTTCTGAGATTTCCTCAGCCTAAGCTACTATTGGAACTCTGTTGCCATGCAGATAATATATCTGTTTAGGCAATCCCCAGTTTAACTTTGTCCTTGGAAGTGCAGATTGTCGGATATGCTTTCGGTCCGTTATAACATGTTCTCATGCCTGCTTTGTAATTTGCTGATGACTCCATATACGGTTACGGTATATATGGATAATTACAACTAAGGTATCATGGTAATTTCCTTAGACCCAAAACAAGGGTAGCTTAGACCTCACATTCGCCAATCGCAAGCTTATCCTCGTATCTGCTTGTCATCGCAACATAAGTCGAGACTTTTACCCTAAGTCCACTTGTCGCTTTCCTACCATGCGGTGTTCCTGTATCGGGTTTCCCCTTGCAGTAAGGTAGGTTGACTTACACGTCATCTTGTGTAGTAGTTCCAACCAGTGATTTTTGCTCACTTTCTACTGAAACAAAGCCCTATCTGGGCGCACGTATCCGCTTTTTATGTTCTTGCCGTATGCGGTCGGTGCTTTTGCATCAGGCACAACGCTCATGGCAGCTGATAGGCTGGCGGTATAAGAGAGCCAGTCGAACTCCCACCAGCCGTGGTCGCACCAATATCCGGAGTCCTCACCCGTGGAATGCCATACCCAATAGGCATGCCACCATGGCCGCCACACACCCCAGGAAGCCGAGGTTTTCTGAGCTTTGTTGGGCACGGCGGCTGCAGAATAGGAGTCATCCCGGTCATCGGCTACCGGATTAGGCGGATCATTTCCAGAGAGAGCCACAACCTTTGCAATGATAATCCCCTGACTTGCCGTGCCTCCACCCGACACCGACACACGAATGGTCATGGTCTGCGGTGTGGAAGGTGTCGTCCAGCGCACCCATACCAACTGGCTGTCGCCTGCGGGATAATATACGGCGTTCACGGTATAGGTCTGGCCTCCGATTGTAAAGCGAACCGTGACAGGATGGTCGGGATCTGCCTGTCCGCCCCGAACAGTCACCGATGTGACTACATCAGTATTAACCCTATATTCGTAGTCGGCAGCGGTAACAGCCGGAGGCTCAGGCTCCGCTTCATTAAACCGCACGATACCAAGGCCGAGAGATGAAATAATATCTGTGTTTGAAGCGGCCGTGGTCGTGGAACCATCCCATGCAGGGTAGCCGAGATCAGGTGTTTCAAGGAACATCGCCAGTGGCAGGTTCTTATGACTGAGAGACACCATCTTGCTTCGCAGACCGCCGTTCAACTGTTGGTCGTAAAGCGCGGCTTCCGTCGCAGTCATGGCGTACTTGATTCCCTGAAAGGTCATGTAAGCAATGGGTTCAAGCAGGATTTTGTAATCCCCATTGATGAGGGTTTTGTAGTTAAAGCCAGTAAGCTCAGCAATACGCATCAGTGTATATTCTGAACAAAAATATTTCTTTATGGCTTCAATGCTTGCTTGGCCACTACTAGAGCTTATAATTCTCGGGATAGTTTGCGCTGGATTAACATAAGCGTATTTATTTGTGTTTGGTGTTAAACTGTAGCCACTGTTGTATGATATTTTACTAACCTTTCCAAAATTCACAGCTATGTTGTCAGGGTGGTTATTTGTAAAGTCTATAGGAGTGGTTACTACTGTACGATCGCTTGCTCTTACAACCGTTACACGAACTCCCTCATCACCAGGGTTCCAATAGTTTTCGCTGGTACCGCTGCCCATCCCGCCGCCTCCATGGTCAATGTTTCCTTCGCCCTCGGCATAGGCGGCGAGAGGAGACAGGAAGGTCAGCAGCAAAGCCAGCATAAGAAAAATACTAAGGTTTCGTTTCATAAAGACCTCCTTAAACAGCAAGAAGCACAGCATTTCTACTGTGCTTCTTCGTTTGCTTTATTCTAATTTAATTGGTTAATCCATCGTCCCAACCTTGTTGCCAGTAAGCTCATCCCCTTGTTCACCTACCGTTGTACCCGAGCCTCCTGTTTCGGTTACCCAACCGAAGCCGGGGAGATAAACCTTGCCGTCTTTTTTCTCACCGCCCTGCGGCTCACCGGTTTGCGTGGTATTTGGTTTTTTTACACTGTCATGGTCTACCGCTTTCACATTGTCAACCTTTTCTCCGTTGGGCTTTTGGGTTTTGTCGGTCTTTTGGCTTTCTGTCGGCGCTGCCGGTTTGGTCACTTCCGGCTGAAGATTCTGTACCTGCTGATCGGTCTTAGCCGCTGTGTCATCGGTCGGCGCTGCAACCGGTTCGTTGGCCTGGATGACCACTTCTTTTTCTTCTGCCGTATCACCGGTATCGATGCCTGGATTGACCTTATTATCTGTAACTGCAGTGGGCGAAGCTATGGCATCTCCCATCGGCGTTTCAGTTTTAAATTGAGAGGATATTGCTATAACCAGCGCCACGCACACAATACCAAGTCCGGCGATGGTCAGCCATTTCTTTGTCTTGTCAGTTATATTATTCATAAGAGATTACCTCCTTGTCTATTTTTACAGTTCCTTACAAGCCACCCTACCACAAGAGTTTTCAAAAGTCTATTACAATTCCGATACAGTTAAAAATAAAGGCATATATTTCGCTTTCACCTTAAGGTTCATCCGCATCGGCGGCAGGGATTTGCCGCCAAAGGACATCGGAACCTCCAGCCGGATCACCGCATCGGCGAGAAGGCCCTGCGCACTGTCGGAGTCGGAGGGTGCAAAGGGCACATTAGTAATATCGACGGATAAACCGGAGAGCTTAAATTCCACCCCTTCGCCTGCGTATTTTACATGATAGCCGCCGTTTTTTTGCAAGCCAAGGGTATTGTCAAGATACTCATAAATATCGCCATAGTCAATGCTGCCCTCCCATGAGGAACCGCTTGGCTTATACCCTCCTGCATAGCCCTCCCGGACGCCGTGGTAAACATCATCATAGTTGTCGTTAACTGTCGAAATGATGGCAGACTGCACCGCATCCCGAACACCGGAAGCGATGATCATGAGCCTCATGTATTCGGATATTCCGCACAGGATGATGCCAAGCGCGAGGGTGATAGCAACTATCAAGGGGAATGACGATCCTTTTTTTTCCTTTAGTATACCATATAATTTTGTCATTTTTTCCAATACACCTCGCTTTTGCCTGTCGCCTGTGCGGTCAGGGTAATGGGAAAGGAGCCGAAACCGCCAAAGAGCCCGATGTCGGTCTGCATGGAAACGGTCACCGTGAACTCTTCATTGAGTTGGATTTTACCGGTCTTTGAC contains:
- a CDS encoding DUF6550 family protein — translated: MNNITDKTKKWLTIAGLGIVCVALVIAISSQFKTETPMGDAIASPTAVTDNKVNPGIDTGDTAEEKEVVIQANEPVAAPTDDTAAKTDQQVQNLQPEVTKPAAPTESQKTDKTQKPNGEKVDNVKAVDHDSVKKPNTTQTGEPQGGEKKDGKVYLPGFGWVTETGGSGTTVGEQGDELTGNKVGTMD